The Porphyrobacter sp. LM 6 sequence CTGGAAGCGGCGAGCGGCTGCGATGCGCGGGGCATGGAGCTGGACGGCGCGCTGGTTGAACGCTGCGTGTCGCGCGGGCTAAGCGTGGTGCAGGGCGATGCCAATCTCGACCTTGCGAACTACCCGGACAAGGCGTTCGATTACGCCATCCTCAGCCAGACGCTCCAGACGGCGACCCGGCCGGACCGGATGCTCGACGAGTTGCTGCGGGTGGGGCGGCGGGCATTTGTTTCGTTCCCCAATTTCGCGCACTGGCGCACCCGTTCGGCGCTGATGTTCGGCGGGCGGATGCCGGTCACCCGAGCGCTGCCGGTGAGCTGGTATGAAACCCAGAACATCCACCACGTGACGGTCGAGGATTTCCGCGATCTGGCGCGCGCCAAGGGCGCGAGCATCGAACGCGCGTGGTTTTTCTCGGGCGAAAAGGAAATCGGCGCACCAGGTGCTAACTGGCGCGCCGAATTCGCGGTGTTCGAGTTAAGTCGGTAGGATCAACCGGCGCGGTGCAGCATGCACAGCTTGTGCCCGTCGAGATCGCGCACATAGCCGAGGTTCAGCGTCCCCATCGCACCGACACGCGGGCCCGGCGCGTCTTCGATCGAGGTGCCGCCTGCGGCGACCGCTGCGTCGTGGAACGCCTTGACCTGTTCAAGGCTGTCGCAGGCAAAACCAATGGTCGAGCCATTGGATGCCGTCGCCGGCTCGTTGTTGATCGGTTCGCTGATCGAGAACATCCCGCCCGGGTGCATCCAGAATGCGCGCTTGTGGCCGGTCGCGGCGACGTTGACCATCCCCGGCTTGACCCCGAGCGTTCCGAGCACGCTGTCATAGAACGCCTTGGCGCGGTCGAAATCGTTGGTGCCGACCATAATGTGACTGAACATGGAAATGCGCCTCCTCTCATAAGACAGGTTGCGGATTAGGACGGATCGGGCGGCCCGGCAATCGGCTTTTCCGGTAGCCATTGGTTCATCTTCCGATGCATAGACGGGGCTATGCTTACGCCCCTCATCGCCGCGCTGCTTGCGGCCCAATCTGCTCAGGCACCCGCCCAGCCTCCGGCCGAGCTTCCCCCCCTGTCGCAGGAAAGCCGTGCGCTGCTGCGCTGTTCGGCGGCCTTTGCGCTGGTGTCGCAGCGGCAATCGATCGGCGAAGAGGCCGCGCGTAAATGGCCGTCGCTGGAAACCCGCGGGCGCGAATTCTTCGTGCGCTCGCTCGCCCAGTTGATGGACGAGACGGGGCTGGACCGCGACGGCATTGCGTGGCTGGCCGGGTTCGAGGCCAAGGCGCTGCGCGACAGCGGCGAGACCGACAAGGTCATGCCCTCCTGCCTCGTGATGCTGGAGGCTTCGGGGTGTAATTCCTCCCCTGTTTACCCGTCTGAAGGCATGGATTTGCCCCGCATTTTGCGGCATGGGATAGCCCACCATGTGGCACCTCTACCAATTCCCGCTTTGCCCGTTCAGCCGCAAGATCCGGCTGCTGCTGAGCGAAAAGAACATCCCCTTCGATCTGCTGCGCGAGGACCCGTGGGCGGCCTCGGACATGTTCTTCAACCTCAATCCGGCAGGCCGCACGCCGGTGATCGTCAATCAGGAAAAGAACATCGTCATCCCCGATAGCCGGGCGATCGCGGAGTTCTTCGAAGAGACGGTGGACCGCAATCCGATGATCAACGGCACCGCCGCCCAGCGCGCCGAGATCCGCCGGCTGGTCGCGCTGTTCGACGAGAATTTCTATGCCGATGTCACCGCGCCGCTGCTCTCGGAACGGATGAAGAAGCGCATTCTGCGCCAGCCGCCCGACAGCCGCGCGCTGCGCGATGCGATGAAAATGGCACATGGGCATCTCGATTATCTCGACTGGCTGATCGACAACCGCCCGTGGGTGGCGGGATCGACCATGAGCCTCGCTGATCTTGCCGCCGCCGCGCAGATTTCGGTCGCGGACTATCTTGGCGGGATCGACTGGACCGGCCACGAACAATCGCGCGGCTGGTATGCGGTGTTCAAGAGCCGCCCGAGCTTTCGCCCGCTGCTTACCGAGCGCATGGACGTGATCAAGCCGCCGGCGCACTACGCTCAGCTCGACGGGTAACATTCTTCTGGCGCTTGCGAATTGTCACTGCCGCGCAGATATTGGCGCGAGCAGAGAGGACCATCGATGGATAACCCCGATCCCCGTAGCCTGACCGACGCCGAATGGCGCGAGAAGCTCACCCCGATGCAGTATCACATCCTGCGCGAAGCCGGCACGGAACGCGCTTTCACCGGCGAATATGACAAGTTCTACGACGAGGGCGAATATCACTGCGCGGCCTGCGGCACGCAGCTGTTCTATTCGACGGCCAAATACAATTCCGGCTGCGGCTGGCCCGCTTTTACCAAGCCCTCGACCGATGAAGTGATCGAGGAAAACCGCGATGTCAGCTACGGCATGATCCGCACCGAAGTGCGCTGCGGCAAGTGTGGCGGGCATCTTGGCCATGTCTTTCCCGACGGGCCGCCCGAACAGGGCGGCTTGCGCTATTGCATCAATTCCGCCGCGCTGGTCTTCACCCCGGCGCAGGATTGAGGCGCATTGCCGTAATGAAGGACAGGCCCCGGCTTTGCGGGTTCACCCCCGGTTACAACTTCCCTATGCAGAGCGCGCAAAAACGCGGTTAACGCGCGTTGAGCAGGTGGACACAGGTCATGTCGAAAAGGGGCGATCGGTTGCAGAACAAGGGCGCACGCGGACAACGCCGCGCAGCCAATGAGCGGTCGGGCATGGCACCGCCGCGCGCGCCCAAGAGCGCTGCACCGCCGCCTTCCGCCTTCCGCCGCTGGATGAAGTGTCTGATGGTCTGGGGTGGCGGGCTGGCGCTGCTCGGCCTCGTGTTCCTCGGCTTTGCGGTCGCCTTCGCCGCGCAGTCGCTGCCGAGCTATGCCGCGCTCAAGGCGACCCAGCCGGGCCAGACCATCCTGATCCGCGCCCGCGATGGCCGCGAACTGGTGGAGATCGGGCCGAGCTTCGGCGAATGGCTCAACTACAAGGACATTCCCGAAAGCATGACCAATGCGATGGTGGCGGTCGAAGACAAGCGCTTCCATTCGCACCTCGGGGTCGATCCGTTCCGGCTCACCGGTGCGTTGGTGGAAGGTCTGACGGGATCGCGCGCGCGGGTGGGCGGCACATCGACCATCACCCAGCAGCTCGCCCGCAACCTGTTCCTCAACAACAACCGTTCGCTCGACCGCAAGGCGCGCGAGGCGGTGCTGGCGATGGCGCTGGAATGGAAGTTCTCGAAGGAGCAGATTCTCGAGCTCTATCTCAACAAGGTCTATTTCGGCGGCGGCGCTTACGGGATCGATTCCGCCAGCCGCAAATTCTTCAGCCATCCCGCGACCGATTTGACGGTGGGCGAAGCGGCGATCATCGCTGGGCTGGTCAAGGCGCCGAGCCGCTATTCACCGACTTCCGATACCCAGGCTGCAGTCGACCGCGCCAAGGTGGTGCTGCGCTTGATGCGCGAGCAGGGTTATATCACCCCCGATCAGGCGATGGTCGATGTCAGCGCGGTGCAGCTCAAGGAGCAGGCCGGACAGAACTCGGTGCGCTATTTCACCGATTGGGTGCTGCCGCAGCTCGATATCATCCTGCCCGAAACCTATGAACCGATTGAGGTGTGGACGACGCTGGATGTGGGCATGCAGCGCGCGGCGACGGCGGCGATCGAGTCCAATACGCCGGGCGGTGCCCAAGGGGCGCTGGTCAGCCTTGACCGCGACGGTGCGATCCTCGCGCTCGTGGGCGGCACCGATTATGTCGCCAGCAACTTCAACCGCGCCACCACCGCAATGCGTCAGCCCGGTTCGGCATGGAAGCTGTTCGTCTATCTCGCCGCGCTCGAGGCGGGCTACACGCCCGAAGACAAGGTGGTCGATACTCCCGTGACGATCGACGGCTGGAGCCCGCGCAACTCGAACGGGCGCAATGTCGGTGAAACGGATCTGCGCACGGCCTTTGCCTATTCGATCAACACCGTGGCCGCGCAGCTGGGCAACGAAGTCGGCTTCGGCACGGTCGCATCGAT is a genomic window containing:
- the metW gene encoding methionine biosynthesis protein MetW, which codes for MTTLRPDLAAIAAHVAPGSRVLDIGCGDGALMAELEAASGCDARGMELDGALVERCVSRGLSVVQGDANLDLANYPDKAFDYAILSQTLQTATRPDRMLDELLRVGRRAFVSFPNFAHWRTRSALMFGGRMPVTRALPVSWYETQNIHHVTVEDFRDLARAKGASIERAWFFSGEKEIGAPGANWRAEFAVFELSR
- a CDS encoding transglycosylase domain-containing protein, which gives rise to MAPPRAPKSAAPPPSAFRRWMKCLMVWGGGLALLGLVFLGFAVAFAAQSLPSYAALKATQPGQTILIRARDGRELVEIGPSFGEWLNYKDIPESMTNAMVAVEDKRFHSHLGVDPFRLTGALVEGLTGSRARVGGTSTITQQLARNLFLNNNRSLDRKAREAVLAMALEWKFSKEQILELYLNKVYFGGGAYGIDSASRKFFSHPATDLTVGEAAIIAGLVKAPSRYSPTSDTQAAVDRAKVVLRLMREQGYITPDQAMVDVSAVQLKEQAGQNSVRYFTDWVLPQLDIILPETYEPIEVWTTLDVGMQRAATAAIESNTPGGAQGALVSLDRDGAILALVGGTDYVASNFNRATTAMRQPGSAWKLFVYLAALEAGYTPEDKVVDTPVTIDGWSPRNSNGRNVGETDLRTAFAYSINTVAAQLGNEVGFGTVASMARRFGVTSEVETYPSMVLGSSEVRVIEMTQAFAAIAAKGTAIEPYGITKVTGASGEVLYRHASRRNAALVPDYVVAGATDLLQAAVQTGTGRAAQIGRPVAGKTGTTSSNKDGWFIGFSSGVTTGVWMGRDDAKPVPGLQGGRAPAQAFAAFMRYAVKDRPVEEFDVTLELPEWQLEPDEEAMFGDPEDYYYIDEQGNLVEPDRRDPSQSPFGVEGEGAPPAASEDFLEEATGGEIPRAPPRRPPSQPAMKPPEY
- a CDS encoding VOC family protein — translated: MFSHIMVGTNDFDRAKAFYDSVLGTLGVKPGMVNVAATGHKRAFWMHPGGMFSISEPINNEPATASNGSTIGFACDSLEQVKAFHDAAVAAGGTSIEDAPGPRVGAMGTLNLGYVRDLDGHKLCMLHRAG
- the msrB gene encoding peptide-methionine (R)-S-oxide reductase MsrB, which translates into the protein MDNPDPRSLTDAEWREKLTPMQYHILREAGTERAFTGEYDKFYDEGEYHCAACGTQLFYSTAKYNSGCGWPAFTKPSTDEVIEENRDVSYGMIRTEVRCGKCGGHLGHVFPDGPPEQGGLRYCINSAALVFTPAQD
- a CDS encoding glutathione S-transferase family protein; protein product: MWHLYQFPLCPFSRKIRLLLSEKNIPFDLLREDPWAASDMFFNLNPAGRTPVIVNQEKNIVIPDSRAIAEFFEETVDRNPMINGTAAQRAEIRRLVALFDENFYADVTAPLLSERMKKRILRQPPDSRALRDAMKMAHGHLDYLDWLIDNRPWVAGSTMSLADLAAAAQISVADYLGGIDWTGHEQSRGWYAVFKSRPSFRPLLTERMDVIKPPAHYAQLDG